From the genome of Candidatus Woesearchaeota archaeon, one region includes:
- a CDS encoding DUF6384 family protein, translating to MTGKNDVSIEEFMRIMDVADALKKQEKEVKTQLSLDEQKGNIRERLRKTYQQMGAEVSDEHLDAAIEDYFSQLYKFKQPEKNLANKIAEAYVNREKIFKKYVAPGICIGAIALSGWGTVKIIDKAVKIGAEKKVESTVETSYVNKTSIERSIEELLASPFAVQLPKNELDNLNALLTTSKTELNFTDSFFETYCSGGTASDDITQSNYAIAKQKLAGIQGNIDSAGANKDKAAAIIGTQQQLVNNKTSLEQLIKEIRNLKPNETFSKQAEFAYTNGISSIEKRQLSEAVKYTNELSGLESAINKFSELTIKAEQNYASIKEIAVEQLAKDKGQTLYSEAGQYIKTSDVKKLEETVNKILELDQTLKEEYTLIITGGVWRYKNSNTSIKNYYLLMHAQDSKGNELTMNITNEETGKTKKVTEWGERVPKGAYDAVGEDDSDNGIIDNNIFGIKKKGFITEEIIMRYLGKSLEKSGEITDW from the coding sequence ATGACAGGAAAAAATGATGTTTCCATTGAAGAATTCATGAGAATCATGGATGTAGCAGATGCCCTGAAAAAACAGGAAAAGGAAGTTAAAACTCAGCTGAGCTTGGATGAGCAAAAAGGGAACATAAGAGAAAGATTAAGAAAAACCTATCAGCAGATGGGTGCAGAAGTAAGCGATGAGCATCTGGATGCTGCTATCGAGGACTATTTCTCACAGCTTTACAAATTTAAACAGCCAGAGAAAAATCTCGCGAATAAAATCGCAGAAGCATATGTTAACCGGGAAAAAATCTTCAAAAAATATGTTGCCCCCGGAATATGCATAGGCGCAATAGCGCTCTCAGGATGGGGAACAGTAAAAATAATTGATAAAGCTGTAAAAATAGGCGCAGAAAAGAAGGTTGAAAGCACAGTTGAAACAAGCTATGTGAATAAAACATCAATTGAAAGAAGCATAGAAGAGCTTTTGGCTTCCCCGTTTGCAGTCCAGCTGCCGAAAAACGAACTTGATAATCTTAATGCGCTTTTAACAACTTCAAAAACTGAATTAAACTTTACTGATTCCTTTTTTGAAACATACTGCTCAGGCGGAACTGCCTCAGATGATATTACCCAAAGCAATTATGCCATAGCAAAGCAAAAACTTGCCGGGATTCAGGGGAATATTGATTCTGCAGGCGCGAACAAGGACAAGGCAGCAGCTATTATTGGCACTCAGCAGCAGCTGGTAAATAACAAAACATCCTTAGAGCAACTGATAAAAGAGATAAGGAATCTCAAGCCGAATGAAACATTTTCAAAACAGGCGGAATTTGCCTATACCAATGGAATCAGCAGCATTGAAAAAAGGCAGCTGAGCGAAGCTGTGAAATACACCAATGAACTTTCCGGCCTTGAATCAGCAATAAATAAGTTCTCAGAGCTTACAATAAAAGCTGAACAAAACTATGCTTCAATAAAGGAGATTGCAGTAGAGCAGCTTGCCAAAGACAAAGGACAAACCTTGTATTCTGAAGCAGGGCAGTACATTAAAACTTCAGATGTGAAGAAGCTGGAAGAAACAGTAAACAAAATTCTTGAGCTGGACCAGACATTAAAGGAAGAATACACGTTAATAATAACCGGCGGGGTCTGGCGGTATAAAAACAGCAACACCAGCATAAAAAATTATTATCTCTTGATGCACGCCCAGGATTCCAAAGGCAATGAACTTACTATGAACATAACAAATGAGGAGACAGGCAAGACAAAAAAAGTCACTGAATGGGGAGAGCGCGTGCCCAAAGGAGCATATGATGCAGTTGGAGAAGACGATTCCGATAATGGAATAATTGACAATAACATATTCGGCATAAAAAAGAAGGGGTTCATAACAGAAGAAATAATTATGAGGTATCTGGGAAAATCATTGGAAAAATCAGGGGAAATAACCGACTGGTAG